One part of the Pseudodesulfovibrio senegalensis genome encodes these proteins:
- the rlmN gene encoding 23S rRNA (adenine(2503)-C(2))-methyltransferase RlmN, whose protein sequence is MINLLDLTYDELQSFVVDDLKQARFRTDQIWQWIWQKGCTDFEQMTNMGKELRALLAERAFIFHPSIDRAQVSRDGTVKLLLRLHDDKLVETVLIPFNDRYSQCLSTQVGCAMACTFCNTGQLGFERNLTMGEILGQVLVGRQYLADNDLDPLRNLVFMGMGEPLLNLDNLLRALETLPSTKGLNISWRRSMVSTVGFPEQLRKLGETELALPAISLHAPTQELREQIMPKAARVHLDDLMRCLNEFPLRPRERITFEYLLLKGVNDSLKHADQLAKLVDPKRMKVNLIAYNATEGLPYEAPDREQVEAFEKRLWKHGVTAFIRRSMGADIMAACGQLKADQQK, encoded by the coding sequence ATGATCAATCTTCTTGACCTGACATATGACGAATTGCAGTCGTTCGTTGTGGACGACCTCAAACAGGCCCGCTTCCGCACGGACCAGATATGGCAATGGATCTGGCAGAAGGGCTGCACCGATTTCGAGCAGATGACCAACATGGGCAAGGAATTGCGCGCCCTGCTGGCCGAACGCGCCTTCATTTTCCACCCGTCCATCGACCGCGCGCAGGTCAGCCGCGACGGCACGGTCAAGCTGCTGCTGCGCCTGCACGACGACAAGCTCGTGGAAACCGTACTCATCCCCTTCAACGACCGCTATTCCCAATGCCTTTCCACGCAGGTGGGCTGCGCCATGGCCTGCACCTTCTGCAACACGGGGCAGCTCGGGTTCGAACGCAACCTGACCATGGGCGAAATCCTCGGGCAGGTGCTGGTGGGCCGCCAATACCTTGCGGACAACGACCTCGACCCGCTGCGCAACCTCGTGTTCATGGGCATGGGCGAACCCCTGCTCAATCTGGACAACCTGCTGCGCGCGCTGGAAACGCTGCCCTCCACCAAGGGCCTGAACATTTCGTGGCGGCGGTCCATGGTTTCCACGGTGGGCTTTCCCGAACAGCTGCGCAAACTCGGGGAAACGGAACTGGCCCTGCCCGCCATCTCCCTGCATGCGCCCACGCAGGAATTGCGCGAACAGATCATGCCCAAGGCCGCACGCGTGCATCTGGACGACCTCATGCGCTGCCTGAACGAATTCCCCCTGCGCCCGCGCGAACGCATCACCTTTGAATACCTGCTGCTCAAGGGCGTGAACGATTCCCTGAAGCACGCGGACCAGCTTGCCAAGCTGGTGGACCCCAAGCGCATGAAGGTCAACCTCATCGCCTACAACGCCACCGAAGGCCTGCCATATGAGGCACCGGACCGCGAGCAGGTGGAAGCCTTTGAAAAACGGCTCTGGAAACACGGGGTCACGGCCTTCATCCGCCGCTCCATGGGCGCGGACATCATGGCCGCCTGCGGCCAGCTCAAGGCGGACCAGCAGAAATAG
- a CDS encoding DUF4911 domain-containing protein produces the protein MACFLPLRPVRVTPVRVKNNKPTRRKPRHRPCPPPPGRSSRLYVRIQPKDIAMFRFLLEAHDNLGIFTVTDRFQGILMLRYSPHQEREMRAFLHSLKNVVPVDVLHEAPEPRVG, from the coding sequence ATGGCCTGCTTCTTGCCTTTGCGCCCGGTCCGCGTTACCCCTGTGCGCGTGAAGAACAACAAGCCCACACGCCGCAAGCCGCGCCACCGGCCGTGTCCGCCGCCCCCCGGACGGTCCAGCCGCCTGTACGTGCGCATACAGCCCAAGGACATCGCCATGTTCCGGTTCCTGCTCGAAGCGCACGACAACCTCGGCATATTCACGGTTACTGATCGCTTTCAGGGCATACTCATGCTGCGCTACTCCCCGCATCAGGAGCGCGAAATGCGCGCTTTCCTGCACAGCCTGAAAAACGTGGTCCCGGTAGACGTGCTGCACGAAGCCCCGGAACCGCGCGTCGGCTAA
- a CDS encoding TerC family protein, translating to MEQLLTMENLIALITLTGLEIVLGIDNIVFVVVVTNKLPRNRREMARKLGIGLAMLTRILLLFAISLIMGLTKPWFEILGHAVSGRDVVLICGGLFLLAKATMEIHEKLEGPDHERHMTGTPHSLAGAIVQIMLLDMVFSLDSVITAVGMAQDIAVMVTAIVAAVLVMLVFADAVSRFVSNHPTIQMLAFSFLLLVGVLLVAEGLGRHIDRGYVYFAMGFSLFVEFLNLRARKRRAAVR from the coding sequence ATGGAACAGCTTTTGACCATGGAAAACCTCATTGCCCTGATCACCCTGACAGGGCTTGAAATCGTTCTGGGCATCGACAACATCGTCTTCGTGGTGGTGGTCACCAACAAGCTGCCCCGCAACCGGCGCGAAATGGCGCGCAAGCTGGGCATCGGGCTGGCCATGCTGACCCGCATCCTGCTCCTGTTCGCCATCAGCCTGATCATGGGCCTGACCAAGCCGTGGTTCGAGATATTGGGGCATGCGGTTTCCGGACGGGACGTGGTGCTCATTTGCGGCGGGCTGTTCCTGCTGGCCAAGGCCACCATGGAAATCCACGAAAAGCTGGAAGGCCCGGACCATGAGCGGCACATGACCGGCACTCCCCATTCCCTTGCGGGCGCCATCGTGCAGATCATGCTGCTGGACATGGTCTTTTCGCTGGATTCGGTCATCACGGCCGTGGGCATGGCGCAGGACATAGCGGTCATGGTGACCGCCATCGTGGCCGCGGTGCTGGTCATGCTGGTCTTTGCCGACGCGGTCAGCCGGTTCGTGAGCAACCACCCCACCATCCAGATGCTGGCGTTTTCCTTCCTGCTGCTGGTGGGGGTCCTGCTGGTGGCCGAAGGACTGGGCAGGCACATCGACCGGGGCTATGTATATTTCGCCATGGGATTTTCCCTGTTCGTGGAATTTTTGAACCTGCGCGCACGGAAAAGACGGGCGGCGGTCCGCTGA
- the pgl gene encoding 6-phosphogluconolactonase, with translation MHRVTEFEDAEALNRAAASFFVCESHAALERSGNFCVVLSGGSSPHGLYELLATDRFWRAVPWDRTHVFWADERMVGPDHEWSNYGVARDLLLSRVPVPTANIHRIPGEKGAHDAAQEYRRELVNLFGAGAMPQMDLVLMGVGADGHAASLFPGCPALDSVESVEPVAATNDMPEPAVDRVTMTLPCLNAANTVLYLVSGADKAATFKAVRDGNESLPAARIRAQRTEWFVDRAALGRK, from the coding sequence ATGCACCGTGTAACCGAATTCGAAGACGCCGAGGCCCTGAACCGGGCTGCCGCGTCTTTTTTTGTGTGCGAGTCGCACGCGGCCCTGGAGCGTTCCGGCAATTTCTGCGTGGTCCTTTCCGGCGGCAGCAGTCCGCACGGGCTGTATGAACTGCTGGCCACGGACAGGTTCTGGCGCGCCGTGCCGTGGGACCGCACCCATGTGTTCTGGGCAGACGAGCGCATGGTCGGACCGGACCACGAATGGAGCAATTACGGCGTTGCCCGAGACCTGCTGCTTTCCCGCGTGCCTGTACCCACAGCAAATATTCACCGCATCCCCGGTGAAAAGGGCGCGCATGATGCGGCGCAGGAATACCGGCGCGAGCTGGTCAATCTTTTCGGTGCGGGCGCCATGCCGCAAATGGACCTTGTGCTTATGGGCGTGGGCGCGGACGGCCATGCGGCTTCGCTTTTTCCTGGCTGTCCGGCGCTGGATTCCGTGGAAAGCGTCGAGCCCGTGGCCGCCACAAACGATATGCCCGAACCCGCGGTGGATCGCGTGACCATGACCCTGCCCTGCCTGAACGCGGCGAACACGGTCCTGTATCTGGTTTCGGGGGCGGACAAGGCTGCCACGTTCAAGGCCGTTCGGGACGGGAACGAATCCCTGCCCGCGGCCCGTATTCGTGCGCAGCGGACCGAATGGTTTGTGGACAGGGCGGCCCTTGGAAGGAAATAA